The Polynucleobacter sp. MWH-UH2A DNA segment GATCGCCACCAATGAGTTTGTCGTCCCCAAATCAATGCCTACGGCAATGCGGCGCTGATGCGGCGCAAGCGATTTACCTGGTTCGGAGATTTGTAATAAGGCCATAAGATTTCAGTGTATCGCTAGATGAGCGCCGCGATTGCATCATCTAACTCGATTGCGAATTTATCAACGAACAATAAACCTCGAAGCAGCTCGGCGGCACGTTGATAGTTTTTTGCGCTATCAATCGCTTGTGCAATTTCCACCAAGATATCGGACTTAGTTTGCTCAACCTCGACCATCAATGCCTCAAGCTCAGGCAAATCTTCTGCTTGCTCATCGAGAGTCTCGCGCCATTCCATTTGCTTCATCAGAAAAGCGGCTGGCATGGCAGTATTAGTTTCTAACTTGGCATCTACACCATGCAACTGACATAAATAGAGTCCTCGCTGAATTGGATTCTTGAGGGTTTGATACGCCGTATTGGCAAAAGTTGCCATTTGCATAGCTAGGCGTTGCTCAGACTCAGTGCCACGGGCATGGCGGTCAGGATGAACTTCTTTCTGAATCGCCAAGTACGCCTGATCAAGGGCAGGCAAGTCGATGTTGAATTGCTGATTTAGACCAAAGAATCGAAAGTAATCGTCAGACGCGGAAAGATTCGCCACAACCACACTCATCTTTTACGTTCGGATTTTGAAACTTAAATCCCTCGTTCAATCCCTCACGCACAAAATCCAATTCAGTCCCGTCTAAATAAGCCAAACTTTTTGGATCTACGAATACCTTCACACCATTCGATTCAAATACTTGATCTTCCGCAGCTGGCTCATCTACATATTCCAACTGATAAGCCAGACCGGAGCAACCCGTAGTGCGAACACCCAAGCGTAAGCCACATCCTTTGCCGCGCTTTTCAAGGTTTCGGTTTACGTGCTTTGCTGCTTTTTCAGTTAAGGTAATTGCCATAATGAATCTCTAGTATTTCTGAGTTTATTTAGCAGGATGCTTTTCTTTGTAATCAGCCACTGCCGCTTTAATAGCATCTTCCGCCAAGATAGAGCAGTGAATCTTCACGGGCGGTAACGCCAATTCCTCTGCAATTAAAGAGTTTTTAATTTCCAGCGCTTGATCTAGGGTCTTTCCTTTAACCCACTCTGTAACCAAAGAAGAAGAGGCGATTGCAGAGCCACATCCGTAGGTCTTGAACTTTGCATCCTCAATAACACCTTGATCATTTACACGGATTTGTAATTTCATCACGTCGCCACATGCTGGGGCGCCGACCATACCAGTGCCCACACTGTTATCGCCCTTCTCAAAAGAACCAACATTGCGGGGGTTTTCATAGTGGTCAATGACTTTATCGCTGTATGCCATGGTATTTCCTCTTCAATTTCTCTATTTTTTCGTTAATGCGCAGCCCACTGAATAGTGCTGAGATCAATTCCATCTTTGTACATTTCCCACAATGGGGAAAGCTCACGCAACTTCGCAATCTTTTCTTTAACTAACTTAATTGTGAAATCCACTTCTTCCTGGGTGGTAAAGCGGCCCAAGGTAAAACGAATTGAGCTATGTGCCAACTCATCAT contains these protein-coding regions:
- the hscB gene encoding Fe-S protein assembly co-chaperone HscB is translated as MANLSASDDYFRFFGLNQQFNIDLPALDQAYLAIQKEVHPDRHARGTESEQRLAMQMATFANTAYQTLKNPIQRGLYLCQLHGVDAKLETNTAMPAAFLMKQMEWRETLDEQAEDLPELEALMVEVEQTKSDILVEIAQAIDSAKNYQRAAELLRGLLFVDKFAIELDDAIAALI
- the iscA gene encoding iron-sulfur cluster assembly protein IscA is translated as MAITLTEKAAKHVNRNLEKRGKGCGLRLGVRTTGCSGLAYQLEYVDEPAAEDQVFESNGVKVFVDPKSLAYLDGTELDFVREGLNEGFKFQNPNVKDECGCGESFRV
- the iscU gene encoding Fe-S cluster assembly scaffold IscU; the protein is MAYSDKVIDHYENPRNVGSFEKGDNSVGTGMVGAPACGDVMKLQIRVNDQGVIEDAKFKTYGCGSAIASSSLVTEWVKGKTLDQALEIKNSLIAEELALPPVKIHCSILAEDAIKAAVADYKEKHPAK